One genomic region from Kwoniella shivajii chromosome 6, complete sequence encodes:
- a CDS encoding haloacid dehalogenase, type II — MTLTICFDALGTCFTLADIISAVDKTYGDELRRKGWGSQGFVNDWFHSAQRDYTYLSLISAPPPPISTILKTSLPISLSSALSIDPPSSSELEDITSLLSSLPASPTLKEAYTLLHDAGAKIGIITNGAKSTTEGYVSKAGISNLVEKVISCDEVGYAKPHKEVYEAAIKFCKDQEGYLGQSDRYFVAAHIWDLAAAKRAGFNTALVLSDFPAQVVDDEDSNDSVQEWYKSFGGRPDIVGKTLSEVAEKILAQRK; from the exons ATGACACTAACGATATGCTTCGATGCTCTTGGAACATGCTTCACCTTAGCGGATATCATCTCTGCTGTAGATAAGACATATGGCGATGAACTACGAAGGAAAGGATGGGGTAGTCAAGGATTCGTGAATGATTGG TTCCATTCAGCTCAAAGGGATTATACT TATCTCTCATTGATCTCAGCACCACCGCCGCCTATCTCAACGATCCTCAAAACGTCATTACCGATCTCActttcatcagctttatcaatTGATCCACCCTCCTCTtcagaattagaagatataACATCTCTATTATCTTCACTTCCCGCTTCACCAACATTGAAAGAAGCTTACACTCTACTTCACGATGCAGGGGCAAAAATAGGTATAATTACCAATGGAGCTAAATCTACCACGGAAGGATACGTTTCAAAGGCTGGTATATCAAATTTGGTTGAGAAAGTTATCAGTTGTGACGAAGTAGGATATGCCAAACCTCACAAAGAAGTATACGAAGCTGCTATCAAGTTTTgtaaagatcaagaagggtaTTTGGGACAAAGTGACAGATATTTTGTGGCTGCTCATATCTGGGACTTAGCAGCCGCAAAGAGAGCTGG GTTCAACACCGCTCTGGTACTTTCCGACTTCCCAGCTCAAGTAGTGGATGACGAAGACAGCAACGACAGTGTTCAAGAGTGGTATAAATCTTTTGGTGGAAGACCTGATATCGTAGGAAAAACCTTATCAGAAGTAGCAGAGAAGATTCTGGCTCAAAGGAAATAG